From the Tetrapisispora phaffii CBS 4417 chromosome 10, complete genome genome, one window contains:
- the RAD6 gene encoding E2 ubiquitin-conjugating protein RAD6 (similar to Saccharomyces cerevisiae RAD6 (YGL058W); ancestral locus Anc_6.109), translating to MSTPARRRLMRDFKRMKEDAPPGVSGSPLPDNVMIWNAMIIGPSDTPYEDGTFRLLLEFDEEYPNKPPHVKFISEMFHPNVYANGEICLDILQNRWTPTYDVASILTSIQSLFNDPNPASPANVEAATLFKDHKSQYIKKVQETVEKSWEDDLEDMDDDDDDDEDDDNE from the coding sequence ATGTCGACACCAGCTAGGAGAAGACTTATGAgagattttaaaagaatgaAGGAGGATGCTCCACCTGGAGTTTCGGGATCTCCATTGCCTGATAACGTAATGATTTGGAATGCTATGATAATCGGTCCTTCCGATACCCCATATGAAGATGGAACATTTAGATTATTGCTAGAATTTGACGAAGAATACCCTAACAAGCCACCTCAcgttaaatttattagtgAAATGTTCCATCCTAATGTTTATGCAAATGGTGAAATATGTTTGGATATCTTACAGAACAGGTGGACTCCGACATACGATGTCGCTTCGATACTGACTTCTATCCAAAGTTTGTTCAATGATCCAAATCCAGCGTCACCTGCAAATGTTGAGGCAGCaactttatttaaagaCCACAAGTCTCAATACATAAAAAAAGTACAGGAGACTGTAGAAAAATCGTGGGAAGATGATTTAGAAGATATGGACGACgacgatgatgatgatgaagatgatgataacGAATGA
- the GEP7 gene encoding Gep7p (similar to Saccharomyces cerevisiae YGL057C; ancestral locus Anc_6.108) — MRIFTCALRGLHTQSRVPPRSLLIKQAIRLGKIKHPSNDQLISDSLKDLKAMFQPSASTQDDEDLDIIRKQNNVIVNVNNGKYTKLMVSKLGLVEKDMKFEDASILINNFKKLSWDELQFIIDATEYQYPNDTNWNKLPVFIKQLQYYIGYGSYGPRESIPFAHSNGIPMDFTYNHSSRMIQDKHQVIKRLSSERLTNINSIYKNESLDYFTKYVVIFS, encoded by the coding sequence ATGCGTATTTTTACTTGTGCATTGAGAGGTTTACATACACAGAGCCGAGTTCCTCCAAGGTCTCTGCTTATCAAACAAGCTATACGATTGGGTAAGATTAAGCACCCTTCTAATGACCAATTAATTTCAGATTCGttaaaagatttgaaaGCTATGTTTCAACCCAGTGCATCTACAcaagatgatgaagacttagatattattagaaaacaaaataacGTCATAGTGAATGTTAATAATGGCAAATATACGAAACTCATGGTCAGTAAATTGGGACTAGTTGAAAAAGATATGAAATTTGAGGATGCATCAATACTaatcaacaatttcaaaaaattatcttgGGATGAGTTACAATTTATAATTGATGCCACTGAATATCAATACCCAAATGACACCAATTGGAATAAATTGCCGGTTTTCATCAAACAACTTCAATATTACATAGGGTATGGTTCATATGGCCCCAGAGAAAGTATACCTTTTGCTCATTCTAATGGCATTCCCATGGATTTTACTTACAATCATAGTTCAAGAATGATTCAAGATAAACACCAGGTCATTAAAAGGTTGTCCAGTGAGAGGTTGACAAATATCAATTCCATCTACAAAAATGAATCATTGGATTATTTCACAAAATATGTGGTTATTTTTTCGTAA
- the PKP2 gene encoding protein kinase PKP2 (similar to Saccharomyces cerevisiae YGL059W; ancestral locus Anc_6.110) has protein sequence MYGFKLKNCHRISIRCSHSIRTPNVSQIPDFTKYSPIKPINEELVRYIESTMGAYQPRSKHVNQQHYYHNRTILLNDYLKKAPHAMSLMQLAQYYDDSTTLTKQKIINSGIFVKEELCIRIAHQIYKLQQLPFAVTNNFHFQQVYESYYNIFERFRKFPAIRTLEDNHKFTEFLSLILQDFNSLNLPHMIMGALECIILDLYPKDKMDELLSQLIRARISRRLIVEEHIGLTTNFASGKKKNALVLGDIFQECSAYDFLIAAKNSCEHAVRTMYFDSMPMPEFIIEGHRDLKFYFLPAHLKYILSEILRNTYEATIKEYIRMGLDKPNEIKVTIIKNEESYLFRISDKAGGLDYDDQSIWSFGKNKEMTAKSLENFHRLPGLQTVSIYDYIYQSKSSKNKNIKSAKDLYRHTSLQSMSDTNLSKGIFKFEKPLKGLLERPFRHKLGIGLATCKVYAEYWNGDITLHSIPGHGTDTVLKLGNLMKNTKKLQLDKV, from the coding sequence atgtaTGGCtttaaattgaaaaattgtcATAGGATTAGTATACGATGCTCACATTCAATTCGAACTCCAAATGTTTCCCAAATTCCTGATTTCACTAAGTATTCGCCTATTAAACCAATCAATGAGGAGTTAGTACGATATATCGAAAGTACAATGGGTGCTTATCAACCTAGATCGAAACATGTCAATCAACAACATTACTACCATAATAGGACAATCTTACTAAATGATTACTTAAAGAAGGCTCCACATGCAATGTCGTTGATGCAATTGGCACAATATTATGATGATTCAACAACATTGAccaaacaaaaaattataaattcaGGGATTTTCGTCAAGGAGGAACTATGTATAAGAATTGCCCATCAGATATATAAGTTACAACAGTTACCATTTGCTGTTACAAATAATTTCCACTTTCAACAGGTTTATGAGTCgtattataatatttttgaaaggTTTAGAAAGTTTCCCGCTATACGTACACTGGAAGATAATCATAAGTTTACagaatttttatcattaattttgcaagattttaattctttgaatttacCTCATATGATTATGGGTGCCCTAGAATGCATAATATTAGACTTATATCCCAAGGATAAGATGGATGAGTTGCTTTCGCAACTAATACGGGCTCGTATATCAAGGAGATTGATTGTTGAAGAGCACATTGGTTTAACAACAAACTTTGCTAGTgggaaaaagaaaaatgcCCTGGTTTTGGGGGATATATTCCAGGAATGTTCTGCATACGATTTCTTAATAGCCGCTAAGAACTCTTGTGAACATGCAGTGAGGACAATGTATTTTGATAGCATGCCGATGCCGGAATTTATCATCGAAGGACATAGAGACcttaaattttatttcttacCAGCCCAtctcaaatatatattaagtGAGATATTAAGAAATACATATGAAGCTACAATTAAGGAATATATCAGAATGGGTCTGGATAAACctaatgaaataaaagtaaccataataaaaaatgaagaatcATATTTATTCCGTATTTCAGATAAAGCGGGTGGATTAGATTACGATGATCAAAGTATATGGTCATTTGGTAAGAATAAAGAAATGACAGCGAAATCATTAGAAAATTTCCATAGACTTCCAGGGTTACAGACTGTCTCCATTTATGATTACATATACCAGAGTAAATcctcaaaaaataaaaatataaaatcgGCCAAAGATCTATATCGACACACTTCTTTACAGTCAATGAGTGACACCAATCTGTCAAAGGGcatcttcaaatttgaaaaaccCCTAAAAGGTTTATTGGAAAGACCATTCCGTCATAAACTAGGAATAGGTTTAGCTACATGCAAAGTGTACGCAGAATATTGGAATGGTGATATCACATTACACTCCATTCCAGGTCATGGTACAGATACCGTTCTCAAGCTAGggaatttaatgaaaaacacaaaaaaattacaattagATAAAGTATAG
- the CLB3 gene encoding B-type cyclin CLB3 (similar to Saccharomyces cerevisiae CLB3 (YDL155W) and CLB4 (YLR210W); ancestral locus Anc_7.332): MGYHNNSTVQSNDGNFKRVPLSDVSNKVHYISHDHNITSGKQTLSKSKQTSYVGNEYNLGVTKENDDENINAFVKWKEDDRDIDFDILSAGSDKYIDIDKRNIGKHTHTGILSESLSSSSKGDLYEELVNDPYNELKHSNDIDSYEIDQIDQRSITSENDLSFQCNDPLRPIYNSEIQDLLDSAYKKCHKPFPDLQDQDTYDVVMVVEYSDDIFKYINELAMKLSPDPYYIRNQKELKWSYRSILIDWIINVHQRFKLLPETLFLTINLIDRFLSKKECKLNKFQLVGITALFIAAKYEEINCPTLNDLVYMLDKAYTGDEVLEAEMYMINTLDFEIGWPGPLSFLRRISKADNYCFEIRTLAKYILELTLMDPKLIGANPSWLAAGAYYLSKIILGFITWSLEHVYYSGYTQEQVFPLATNILEICKDAKSNCEAIWTKYSQKKYSRVSTTVDKWINLAEEKLSDQEEPDAY; this comes from the coding sequence ATGGGGTATCACAATAATAGCACCGTGCAATCTAACGATGGTAATTTTAAGAGAGTTCCTTTGAGTGATGTCTCAAATAAGGTTCATTATATTAGCCATGACCATAATATTACAAGTGGTAAGCAGACTCTCTCTAAAAGTAAACAAACAAGCTATGTTGGCAATGAATATAATCTTGGAGTCACTAAGGAGAATGATGACgaaaatataaatgcaTTTGTAAAGTGGAAAGAAGATGACCGTGATATAGATTTCGATATACTATCTGCTGGCTCggataaatatattgatattgataagaGAAATATAGGTAAACATACTCACACTGGCATATTATCAGAATCTTTATCGAGTAGTAGCAAAGGTGATTTATATGAAGAATTAGTAAACGATCCTTACAATGAGTTGAAACATTCCAATGATATTGATTCATATGAAATTGATCAAATTGATCAAAGAAGCATTACTAGTGAGAATGATCTTTCTTTCCAATGTAATGATCCATTGAGACCAATATATAATTCGGAAATACaagatttattagattCTGCATATAAAAAATGTCATAAACCGTTTCCAGATTTACAGGACCAAGATACTTATGACGTTGTGATGGTGGTTGAATACTCTGATGACATTTTCAAGTACATAAATGAACTTGCCATGAAATTATCTCCAGATCCTTACTATATACGGAATCAAAAGGAATTAAAATGGTCATACAGAAGTATCTTGATTGACTGGATCATAAATGTGCATCAAAGATTTAAGTTATTACCAGAAACTCtatttttaacaataaatttaatcGATAGATTCCTATCAAAAAAGGAATGCAAATTAAATAAGTTTCAATTAGTAGGTATAACTGCTTTATTTATCGCTGCAAAATATGAAGAGATAAATTGTCCAACATTAAATGATTTGGTTTACATGTTGGATAAAGCTTACACCGGAGATGAAGTCTTAGAAGCTGAAATGTACATGATAAATACTTTAGACTTTGAGATAGGCTGGCCTGGTCCATTATCGTTTTTAAGAAGAATCAGCAAAGCTGACAACTACTGCTTTGAAATAAGAACTTTAgctaaatatatattggaGTTGACACTAATGGATCCGAAACTCATAGGAGCTAACCCTAGTTGGTTAGCTGCAGGTGCATATTATCTaagtaaaattattttggGTTTCATTACTTGGTCATTAGAGCATGTATATTATTCTGGATATACACAAGAGCAAGTATTCCCGCTTgcaacaaatattttagagATCTGTAAAGATGCAAAATCAAATTGTGAAGCAATTTGGACAAAATACtctcaaaaaaaatatagtaGAGTCTCCACAACAGTTGACAAGTGGATCAACTTAGCAGAAGAAAAACTATCAGATCAAGAGGAACCTGATGCATATTAG